A DNA window from Drosophila biarmipes strain raj3 chromosome 2R, RU_DBia_V1.1, whole genome shotgun sequence contains the following coding sequences:
- the LOC108030943 gene encoding uncharacterized protein LOC108030943 isoform X2 produces MDFDNAKENIQPLASGRNVSLLQASLSQDAAHGQELLAIRRQLEEEVRTYTGEDPLGAWYNYICWIEQSYPAGGSGSGLQAALYQCLTQFEEDKRYRQDKRLIKLFIKFMEKQEDQIEFYQQMYNNGIGTMLADFYIAWAYSYDLSGNMRKADEIFRLGLQCRAEPLDELMEAHQHFGYTVGQRLLYTTGEEANAVNQELNERRLALQSLHGRRDQKSNMITVGSIRTGQAVMSGLPGVVQTDVPSTSGRTNAGRNVKVFSDENAGTKIPLPISEIEVRSSLRSIIDAARGQENKKEPIAWNKANVKCHRHGQIFGRKTVPGLGFDIHLDEQVMPPITNYENRLEQSFKFPTNFVSKNKPQVPWVTPVTIEDEPNANGLPCYNKCLLYPRPNLEFSPEEYRAYVHLKPCNPEHSYVQRNDEWWGACRVLRGIRCYPNFARSSKPQPCDELDNFWKPPSVPGLQVVFDKLYNDEKQQEYQTEELLAAKWLQNRNMTVHGDFDMEETVCLPGNKMPRRKSFFPSSRKSVIPHHVSLVQENEIEATVVVRETTFPPALVLFKSAGPSEQKAEAKKIVLEDSIAYSDNNFAVPAPPARKIEIFEDSEELQPMAKTKSVNAVPLFDIDETCSTQIFNMFIESQAVSTPKGTQKQAPSRQFGTILRELSAPEDTASALTVESPVELRKQLSTILETSEHATQSSATSVAATKSTITTSFSPGTITDWKVTVKNEEDTPGRIRLQKSVGLGLLAVVVDPEKEDGNNITSRELWEPNAPSVPMLKSLRFQEDKTETIPRPMVGFQEDKTETLPQLPHAPTRFQDDETETLPQMPSAFPEMSTLQHAVTVEKCLSPPQVPTLDNENDLCGLFGKTPSKTNAFGSPNRNSHHAARHHYQDAMASLAGSTSDTAATPSSSKLMTNLSFVPETQPKAESERKDVQNKFEIFLDEMQPGKTDSKTLNLIDSSFVRDCILTKTQNTADKDSFKNQEIIGPSHMIASFMKDCTELSSCPPLMPTPNVATNSTELTESSRNHLATDKLCESMQPDHFFELNAGTEMFATDISMIKNSTLLVPTVVLNPSAGAGEVSDLSIYYKTTPLTPKQSQHSWSQSELETPRHDQYVHPKSIADFSVLNDTLAEANRNPFNAELISSLLESIDFTIYIEKLPHCQLVGHVKRLHPNTQLEVQNEKFEVSKMIGKGAYGSVYAGRNLKSGRKVALKQERPTNYWEFYICLEIHSRLTNFGSLIGVCNKVKSATNRNIDEYVVMHLSCQMLDILDHLHAMGIIHADIKPDNFLLLRPLSADPNDVSLQLIDFGVSIDTKFFPKNHSFNYVHHNDLFKCIEMRTQRPWTYQLDLFGLVSVMHVLLFGRYMEVAQRTPSPIWMPKTTVPRYFQRQMWENIFRTLLNIRDCRTMPNLQQLRTQLKYALAEKEKYVGDAITKFNAILQK; encoded by the exons ATGGACTTTGATAACGCGAAGGAGAACATTCAGCCGCTGGCCAGTGGTCGCAACGTGAGCCTGCTGCAGGCCTCGCTCAGTCAGGACGCCGCCCACGGTCAGGAGCTACTGGCTATTCGCCGACAATTAGAGGAGGAGGTGAGGACCTACACAGGCGAGGATCCCCTGGGAGCATGGTATAATTACATCTGCTGGATCGAGCAGAGCTACCCGGCAGGGGGCAGTGGCTCCGGTCTTCAGGCGGCCCTTTATCAGTGTCTCACTCAATTCGAAGAGGACAAGCGGTACCGCCAGGACAAGCGGCTTATTAAGCTCTTCATCAAATTT ATGGAGAAACAAGAGGACCAGATCGAATTTTACCAGCAGATGTATAACAACGGGATCGGAACAATGCTCGCAGATTTTTACATTGCTTGGGCCTACAGCTACGACTTGAGCGGCAACATGCGCAAAGCTGATGAGATCTTTCGCTTGGGACTCCAGTGCCGAGCCGAGCCGCTTGATGAGCTCATGGAGGCGCACCAGCACTTTGGCTATACAGTTGGCCAGCGTTTGCTCTACACAACCGGAGAGGAAGCCAACGCGGTAAACCAGGAGCTAAACGAGAGACGGCTGGCCCTGCAATCACTGCACGGCCGCCGCGATCAGAAATCAAACATGATTACTGTGGGGAGTATCCGCACTGGACAAGCGGTCATGAGCGGCTTGCCAGGAGTTGTTCAG ACTGATGTTCCAAGCACGAGCGGGAGGACAAATGCCGGTCGCAACGTGAAAGTGTTTAGCGATGAAAACGCCGGGACGAAAATACCACTGCCTATATCGGAAATAGAAGTAAGGTCTAGCTTGCGTTCTATCATCGACGCAGCTCGCGGACAGGAGAATAAAAAGGAACCGATAGCCTGGAACAAGGCAAATGTAAAATGTCACAGGCATGGCCAAATCTTTGGAAGGAAAACCGTGCCGGGCCTGGGCTTTGACATACACTTAGACGAACAAGTTATGCCACCAATCACAAACTATGAGAACCGCCTGGAGCAGTCCTTCAAGTTTCCGACAAACTTTGTGTCCAAAAACAAACCTCAGGTGCCCTGGGTGACCCCAGTTACCATAGAAGACGAACCAAATGCAAATGGACTGCCTTGCTACAATAAGTGCCTACTTTATCCGCGTCCCAATCTCGAGTTCTCCCCCGAAGAGTACCGTGCATACGTCCATTTAAAACCTTGCAATCCAGAACATTCGTATGTTCAGCGGAACGATGAATGGTGGGGCGCTTGCCGGGTTCTTAGAGGAATTCGCTGCTACCCGAATTTTGCTAGGTCTTCAAAGCCGCAGCCGTGCGACGAGTTAGACAACTTTTGGAAGCCTCCTTCGGTGCCTGGCCTTCAGGTTGTCTTCGACAAACTGTACAACGACGAGAAGCAGCAGGAATACCAAACAGAGGAGCTTTTAGCAGCCAAGTGGCTGCAAAATCGTAATATGACAGTTCACGGAGACTTCGACATGGAGGAAACAGTGTGTTTGCCTGGTAACAAGATGCCACGACGGAAGAGTTTTTTTCCCTCTTCCAGAAAATCCGTGATTCCCCACCATGTATCTTTGGTTCAGGAGAATGAGATAGAAGCCACAGTAGTCGTAAGAGAAACGACTTTCCCGCCGGCACTTGTTTTATTCAAGTCAGCTGGTCCATCAGAGCAAAAAGCAGaagcaaaaaaaatagtattggAGGATTCTATCGCATATTCCGATAATAATTTCGCGGTACCAGCTCCTCCTGCACGCAAGATAGAGATCTTTGAAGACTCAGAAGAACTGCAGCCAATGGCAAAAACAAAGTCTGTAAATGCCGTTCCGCTTTTTGACATAGATGAGACGTGCTCCACGCAAATTTTTAACATGTTCATAGAGTCACAGGCTGTTAGTACACCAAAGGGCACACAGAAGCAAGCACCATCACGTCAATTTGGAACTATCCTTAGGGAACTATCAGCACCAGAGGACACAGCTTCTGCTCTTACCGTCGAATCTCCAGTGGAATTACGGAAGCAACTATCCACCATACTAGAGACCTCTGAGCATGCCACTCAAAGCTCGGCGACTAGTGTCGCTGCTACCAAGTCGACCATTACCACGTCCTTTTCGCCCGGAACGATAACTGATTGGAAAGTTACCGTCAAGAATGAAGAGGACACTCCTGGACGAATACGTCTGCAAAAAAGCGTTGGTCTGGGGCTTTTAGCAGTCGTCGTGGATCCGGAAAAAGAGGATGGCAACAACATTACCAGTCGCGAGCTATGGGAACCTAATGCTCCTAGCGTGCCGATGCTAAAGTCCTTGCGCTTCCAGGAGGATAAGACAGAGACTATTCCCAGACCTATGGTGGGCTTCCAGGAAGACAAAACTGAAACTTTGCCACAACTGCCACATGCTCCAACCCGTTTCCAGGACGATGAAACCGAAACGCTGCCACAAATGCCATCTGCCTTTCCTGAGATGTCCACGCTTCAGCACGCGGTGACtgttgaaaaatgtttatcgCCTCCACAAGTGCCAACTCTGGATAATGAAAACGACTTGTGTGGATTATTTGGGAAGACACCGTCCAAGACTAATGCTTTTGGCTCTCCAAACCGAAATTCTCACCACGCTGCTCGCCATCATTATCAGGATGCAATGGCCTCCCTTGCTGGGTCCACCAGCGATACCGCAGCTACGCCTAGTAGCAGCAAGCTCATGACCAACCTTTCATTTGTGCCTGAAACACAGCCAAAGGCCGAGTCAGAAAGGAAGGACGTTCAGAATAAGTTTGAAATCTTTCTAGACGAGATGCAACCAGGTAAAACTGACTCAAAAACactaaatttaattgactCCAGTTTTGTAAGGGACTGCATTTTGACGAAAACGCAGAATACCGCGGATAAAGATTCATTTAAAAACCAGGAAATCATTGGGCCGTCCCACATGATTGCTTCATTCATGAAAGATTGCACAGAACTAAGCAGCTGTCCTCCATTGATGCCAACCCCAAATGTTGCAACTAATTCCACAGAATTAACAGAATCTTCAAGAAATCATTTGGCGACTGACAAATTATGCGAGTCAATGCAACCTGACCATTTTTTTGAGCTGAACGCAGGCACAGAGATGTTTGCTACCGATATTAGTATGATTAAAAATTCCACGCTACTCGTTCCGACTGTAGTATTGAACCCTTCTGCTGGAGCAGGGGAGGTGTCGGATTTAAGCATTTACTACAAAACAACACCACTAACGCCTAAGCAGTCGCAACATTCCTGGTCGCAGTCTGAATTAGAAACACCTCGTCATGATCAATATGTCCACCCAAAGTCGATCGCAGATTTCTCTGTGTTAAACGATACATTGGCCGAAGCCAATAGGAACCCTTTCAACGCAGAGCTTATCAGTTCACTGCTGGAATCGATAGACTTCACCATTTACATCGAGAAGCTTCCCCACTGTCAGCTAGTCGGCCATGTTAAGCGACTGCACCCTAACACCCAGCTGGAGGTACAAAACGAGAAGTTCGAGGTTTCCAAGATGATTGGCAAGGGAGCTTACGGTTCAGTCTATGCAGGACGGAATCTCAAATCTGGCAGGAAGGTCGCTCTCAAGCAAGAACGACCAACTAACTACTGGGAGTTTTACATATGTTTGGAGATTCATAGCCGTTTAACAA ACTTTGGTTCACTTATCGGTGTGTGCAACAAGGTTAAGAGTGCAACAAACAGAAACATAGACGAGTATGTCGTAATGCATTTGAGCTGTCAGATGCTCGACATTTTGGATCATCTGCACGCCATGGGTATCATTCATGCCGACATAAAGCCGGATAACTTTCTGCTACTAAGGCC GCTAAGTGCTGATCCAAACGATGTGAGTCTCCAGCTTATTGACTTCGGTGTGTCAATAGACACTAAGTTCTTTCCAAAAAATCACTCATTTAATTATGTCCACCACAATGATCTGTTTAAGTGCATTGAGATGCGAACCCAGAGACCGTGGACTTACCAGCTAGATTTGTTTGGTCTTGTAAGCGTCATGCATGTGTTGCTTTTCGGGCGCTATATGGAAGTAGCTCAAAGAACTCCAAGCCCCATTTGGATGCCAAAGACAACTGTGCCCCGCTACTTTCAGCGGCAAATGTGGGAAAACATCTTCCGAACACTGCTTAACATTAGAGACTGCCGCACCATGCCGAACTTACAACAACTACGTACGCAACTGAAGTATGCGTTAGCTGAGAAGGAAAAATATGTCGGCGATGCCATAACCAAGTTCAATGCGATACTACAAAAGTAG
- the LOC108030943 gene encoding uncharacterized protein LOC108030943 isoform X1: MDFDNAKENIQPLASGRNVSLLQASLSQDAAHGQELLAIRRQLEEEVRTYTGEDPLGAWYNYICWIEQSYPAGGSGSGLQAALYQCLTQFEEDKRYRQDKRLIKLFIKFMEKQEDQIEFYQQMYNNGIGTMLADFYIAWAYSYDLSGNMRKADEIFRLGLQCRAEPLDELMEAHQHFGYTVGQRLLYTTGEEANAVNQELNERRLALQSLHGRRDQKSNMITVGSIRTGQAVMSGLPGVVQTDVPSTSGRTNAGRNVKVFSDENAGTKIPLPISEIEVRSSLRSIIDAARGQENKKEPIAWNKANVKCHRHGQIFGRKTVPGLGFDIHLDEQVMPPITNYENRLEQSFKFPTNFVSKNKPQVPWVTPVTIEDEPNANGLPCYNKCLLYPRPNLEFSPEEYRAYVHLKPCNPEHSYVQRNDEWWGACRVLRGIRCYPNFARSSKPQPCDELDNFWKPPSVPGLQVVFDKLYNDEKQQEYQTEELLAAKWLQNRNMTVHGDFDMEETVCLPGNKMPRRKSFFPSSRKSVIPHHVSLVQENEIEATVVVRETTFPPALVLFKSAGPSEQKAEAKKIVLEDSIAYSDNNFAVPAPPARKIEIFEDSEELQPMAKTKSVNAVPLFDIDETCSTQIFNMFIESQAVSTPKGTQKQAPSRQFGTILRELSAPEDTASALTVESPVELRKQLSTILETSEHATQSSATSVAATKSTITTSFSPGTITDWKVTVKNEEDTPGRIRLQKSVGLGLLAVVVDPEKEDGNNITSRELWEPNAPSVPMLKSLRFQEDKTETIPRPMVGFQEDKTETLPQLPHAPTRFQDDETETLPQMPSAFPEMSTLQHAVTVEKCLSPPQVPTLDNENDLCGLFGKTPSKTNAFGSPNRNSHHAARHHYQDAMASLAGSTSDTAATPSSSKLMTNLSFVPETQPKAESERKDVQNKFEIFLDEMQPGKTDSKTLNLIDSSFVRDCILTKTQNTADKDSFKNQEIIGPSHMIASFMKDCTELSSCPPLMPTPNVATNSTELTESSRNHLATDKLCESMQPDHFFELNAGTEMFATDISMIKNSTLLVPTVVLNPSAGAGEVSDLSIYYKTTPLTPKQSQHSWSQSELETPRHDQYVHPKSIADFSVLNDTLAEANRNPFNAELISSLLESIDFTIYIEKLPHCQLVGHVKRLHPNTQLEVQNEKFEVSKMIGKGAYGSVYAGRNLKSGRKVALKQERPTNYWEFYICLEIHSRLTSEQMIPAYAHIDYALVGNNSSIYISEFSDFGSLIGVCNKVKSATNRNIDEYVVMHLSCQMLDILDHLHAMGIIHADIKPDNFLLLRPLSADPNDVSLQLIDFGVSIDTKFFPKNHSFNYVHHNDLFKCIEMRTQRPWTYQLDLFGLVSVMHVLLFGRYMEVAQRTPSPIWMPKTTVPRYFQRQMWENIFRTLLNIRDCRTMPNLQQLRTQLKYALAEKEKYVGDAITKFNAILQK, encoded by the exons ATGGACTTTGATAACGCGAAGGAGAACATTCAGCCGCTGGCCAGTGGTCGCAACGTGAGCCTGCTGCAGGCCTCGCTCAGTCAGGACGCCGCCCACGGTCAGGAGCTACTGGCTATTCGCCGACAATTAGAGGAGGAGGTGAGGACCTACACAGGCGAGGATCCCCTGGGAGCATGGTATAATTACATCTGCTGGATCGAGCAGAGCTACCCGGCAGGGGGCAGTGGCTCCGGTCTTCAGGCGGCCCTTTATCAGTGTCTCACTCAATTCGAAGAGGACAAGCGGTACCGCCAGGACAAGCGGCTTATTAAGCTCTTCATCAAATTT ATGGAGAAACAAGAGGACCAGATCGAATTTTACCAGCAGATGTATAACAACGGGATCGGAACAATGCTCGCAGATTTTTACATTGCTTGGGCCTACAGCTACGACTTGAGCGGCAACATGCGCAAAGCTGATGAGATCTTTCGCTTGGGACTCCAGTGCCGAGCCGAGCCGCTTGATGAGCTCATGGAGGCGCACCAGCACTTTGGCTATACAGTTGGCCAGCGTTTGCTCTACACAACCGGAGAGGAAGCCAACGCGGTAAACCAGGAGCTAAACGAGAGACGGCTGGCCCTGCAATCACTGCACGGCCGCCGCGATCAGAAATCAAACATGATTACTGTGGGGAGTATCCGCACTGGACAAGCGGTCATGAGCGGCTTGCCAGGAGTTGTTCAG ACTGATGTTCCAAGCACGAGCGGGAGGACAAATGCCGGTCGCAACGTGAAAGTGTTTAGCGATGAAAACGCCGGGACGAAAATACCACTGCCTATATCGGAAATAGAAGTAAGGTCTAGCTTGCGTTCTATCATCGACGCAGCTCGCGGACAGGAGAATAAAAAGGAACCGATAGCCTGGAACAAGGCAAATGTAAAATGTCACAGGCATGGCCAAATCTTTGGAAGGAAAACCGTGCCGGGCCTGGGCTTTGACATACACTTAGACGAACAAGTTATGCCACCAATCACAAACTATGAGAACCGCCTGGAGCAGTCCTTCAAGTTTCCGACAAACTTTGTGTCCAAAAACAAACCTCAGGTGCCCTGGGTGACCCCAGTTACCATAGAAGACGAACCAAATGCAAATGGACTGCCTTGCTACAATAAGTGCCTACTTTATCCGCGTCCCAATCTCGAGTTCTCCCCCGAAGAGTACCGTGCATACGTCCATTTAAAACCTTGCAATCCAGAACATTCGTATGTTCAGCGGAACGATGAATGGTGGGGCGCTTGCCGGGTTCTTAGAGGAATTCGCTGCTACCCGAATTTTGCTAGGTCTTCAAAGCCGCAGCCGTGCGACGAGTTAGACAACTTTTGGAAGCCTCCTTCGGTGCCTGGCCTTCAGGTTGTCTTCGACAAACTGTACAACGACGAGAAGCAGCAGGAATACCAAACAGAGGAGCTTTTAGCAGCCAAGTGGCTGCAAAATCGTAATATGACAGTTCACGGAGACTTCGACATGGAGGAAACAGTGTGTTTGCCTGGTAACAAGATGCCACGACGGAAGAGTTTTTTTCCCTCTTCCAGAAAATCCGTGATTCCCCACCATGTATCTTTGGTTCAGGAGAATGAGATAGAAGCCACAGTAGTCGTAAGAGAAACGACTTTCCCGCCGGCACTTGTTTTATTCAAGTCAGCTGGTCCATCAGAGCAAAAAGCAGaagcaaaaaaaatagtattggAGGATTCTATCGCATATTCCGATAATAATTTCGCGGTACCAGCTCCTCCTGCACGCAAGATAGAGATCTTTGAAGACTCAGAAGAACTGCAGCCAATGGCAAAAACAAAGTCTGTAAATGCCGTTCCGCTTTTTGACATAGATGAGACGTGCTCCACGCAAATTTTTAACATGTTCATAGAGTCACAGGCTGTTAGTACACCAAAGGGCACACAGAAGCAAGCACCATCACGTCAATTTGGAACTATCCTTAGGGAACTATCAGCACCAGAGGACACAGCTTCTGCTCTTACCGTCGAATCTCCAGTGGAATTACGGAAGCAACTATCCACCATACTAGAGACCTCTGAGCATGCCACTCAAAGCTCGGCGACTAGTGTCGCTGCTACCAAGTCGACCATTACCACGTCCTTTTCGCCCGGAACGATAACTGATTGGAAAGTTACCGTCAAGAATGAAGAGGACACTCCTGGACGAATACGTCTGCAAAAAAGCGTTGGTCTGGGGCTTTTAGCAGTCGTCGTGGATCCGGAAAAAGAGGATGGCAACAACATTACCAGTCGCGAGCTATGGGAACCTAATGCTCCTAGCGTGCCGATGCTAAAGTCCTTGCGCTTCCAGGAGGATAAGACAGAGACTATTCCCAGACCTATGGTGGGCTTCCAGGAAGACAAAACTGAAACTTTGCCACAACTGCCACATGCTCCAACCCGTTTCCAGGACGATGAAACCGAAACGCTGCCACAAATGCCATCTGCCTTTCCTGAGATGTCCACGCTTCAGCACGCGGTGACtgttgaaaaatgtttatcgCCTCCACAAGTGCCAACTCTGGATAATGAAAACGACTTGTGTGGATTATTTGGGAAGACACCGTCCAAGACTAATGCTTTTGGCTCTCCAAACCGAAATTCTCACCACGCTGCTCGCCATCATTATCAGGATGCAATGGCCTCCCTTGCTGGGTCCACCAGCGATACCGCAGCTACGCCTAGTAGCAGCAAGCTCATGACCAACCTTTCATTTGTGCCTGAAACACAGCCAAAGGCCGAGTCAGAAAGGAAGGACGTTCAGAATAAGTTTGAAATCTTTCTAGACGAGATGCAACCAGGTAAAACTGACTCAAAAACactaaatttaattgactCCAGTTTTGTAAGGGACTGCATTTTGACGAAAACGCAGAATACCGCGGATAAAGATTCATTTAAAAACCAGGAAATCATTGGGCCGTCCCACATGATTGCTTCATTCATGAAAGATTGCACAGAACTAAGCAGCTGTCCTCCATTGATGCCAACCCCAAATGTTGCAACTAATTCCACAGAATTAACAGAATCTTCAAGAAATCATTTGGCGACTGACAAATTATGCGAGTCAATGCAACCTGACCATTTTTTTGAGCTGAACGCAGGCACAGAGATGTTTGCTACCGATATTAGTATGATTAAAAATTCCACGCTACTCGTTCCGACTGTAGTATTGAACCCTTCTGCTGGAGCAGGGGAGGTGTCGGATTTAAGCATTTACTACAAAACAACACCACTAACGCCTAAGCAGTCGCAACATTCCTGGTCGCAGTCTGAATTAGAAACACCTCGTCATGATCAATATGTCCACCCAAAGTCGATCGCAGATTTCTCTGTGTTAAACGATACATTGGCCGAAGCCAATAGGAACCCTTTCAACGCAGAGCTTATCAGTTCACTGCTGGAATCGATAGACTTCACCATTTACATCGAGAAGCTTCCCCACTGTCAGCTAGTCGGCCATGTTAAGCGACTGCACCCTAACACCCAGCTGGAGGTACAAAACGAGAAGTTCGAGGTTTCCAAGATGATTGGCAAGGGAGCTTACGGTTCAGTCTATGCAGGACGGAATCTCAAATCTGGCAGGAAGGTCGCTCTCAAGCAAGAACGACCAACTAACTACTGGGAGTTTTACATATGTTTGGAGATTCATAGCCGTTTAACAAGTGAGCAAATG ATCCCAGCCTACGCACATATCGATTATGCCCTAGTGGGAAACAATTCCAGCATATATATCTCGGAATTTTCAGACTTTGGTTCACTTATCGGTGTGTGCAACAAGGTTAAGAGTGCAACAAACAGAAACATAGACGAGTATGTCGTAATGCATTTGAGCTGTCAGATGCTCGACATTTTGGATCATCTGCACGCCATGGGTATCATTCATGCCGACATAAAGCCGGATAACTTTCTGCTACTAAGGCC GCTAAGTGCTGATCCAAACGATGTGAGTCTCCAGCTTATTGACTTCGGTGTGTCAATAGACACTAAGTTCTTTCCAAAAAATCACTCATTTAATTATGTCCACCACAATGATCTGTTTAAGTGCATTGAGATGCGAACCCAGAGACCGTGGACTTACCAGCTAGATTTGTTTGGTCTTGTAAGCGTCATGCATGTGTTGCTTTTCGGGCGCTATATGGAAGTAGCTCAAAGAACTCCAAGCCCCATTTGGATGCCAAAGACAACTGTGCCCCGCTACTTTCAGCGGCAAATGTGGGAAAACATCTTCCGAACACTGCTTAACATTAGAGACTGCCGCACCATGCCGAACTTACAACAACTACGTACGCAACTGAAGTATGCGTTAGCTGAGAAGGAAAAATATGTCGGCGATGCCATAACCAAGTTCAATGCGATACTACAAAAGTAG
- the LOC127011037 gene encoding uncharacterized protein LOC127011037 isoform X2 yields MSNKGNEDSQHHPGLEMEEQQASDQATDEGRRGEDFNSPTSEVGFGSNQTFYREVFALLEQQNRNFLELVKKLQTPANELQQTSEIFLPKYNPDVVALS; encoded by the exons ATGAGCAACAAAGGCAACGAAGACTCGCAGCACCATCCAGGACTTGAAATGGAGGAGCAGCAAGCTAGTGATCAAGCGACGGATGAGGGCCGGCGTGGAGAAGACTTCAATTCTCCGACATCAGAAGTGGGATTCGGCTCTAACCAAACTTTTTATAGAGAAGTATTCGCTCTGTTAGAACAACAAAACCGGAACTTTCTGGAACTGGTTAAGAAGCTACAGACGCCGGCGAATGAGTTGCAACAGACTAGCGAGATTTTCCTGCCGAAATATAATCCGGACGTTGTTG CGTTATCTTAA
- the LOC127011037 gene encoding uncharacterized protein LOC127011037 isoform X1 encodes MSNKGNEDSQHHPGLEMEEQQASDQATDEGRRGEDFNSPTSEVGFGSNQTFYREVFALLEQQNRNFLELVKKLQTPANELQQTSEIFLPKYNPDVVGMDATQWCAMFDIILREKPLSDSALILALS; translated from the coding sequence ATGAGCAACAAAGGCAACGAAGACTCGCAGCACCATCCAGGACTTGAAATGGAGGAGCAGCAAGCTAGTGATCAAGCGACGGATGAGGGCCGGCGTGGAGAAGACTTCAATTCTCCGACATCAGAAGTGGGATTCGGCTCTAACCAAACTTTTTATAGAGAAGTATTCGCTCTGTTAGAACAACAAAACCGGAACTTTCTGGAACTGGTTAAGAAGCTACAGACGCCGGCGAATGAGTTGCAACAGACTAGCGAGATTTTCCTGCCGAAATATAATCCGGACGTTGTTGGTATGGATGCCACGCAGTGGTGCGCTATGTTCGACATCATCTTACGAGAAAAACCATTAAGTGACAGCGCTCTTATCTTAGCGTTATCTTAA